A window of Haliscomenobacter hydrossis DSM 1100 contains these coding sequences:
- a CDS encoding MBL fold metallo-hydrolase encodes MKLTSDTSPSLLILGTIQDAGSPHAGCTKDCCKTLFKHPDPARMVVALGLIDPENRLNWLFEATPDLPRQMKILKEHSPFRSEETPNGIFLTHAHIGHYSGLMYLGRESMNAKATPVYAMPRMREFLETNGPWSQLLSLKNIALHPLQDQESVQLSSQLSVTPLKVPHRDEFSETVGFRIQGPNKSAIFIPDIDKWERWSTDIVAEIKKVDYAFLDATFYDNAELNYRNMAEIPHPFVVESMERFKALPLEEKKKIYFIHLNHTNPLLNSKSPQLKALRKNGFQVAEFQQIFHL; translated from the coding sequence ATGAAATTAACATCTGACACTTCCCCCTCCCTCCTCATCCTCGGCACCATCCAGGACGCCGGATCACCCCACGCGGGCTGTACCAAAGACTGCTGCAAGACCCTGTTCAAACACCCCGACCCCGCGCGTATGGTTGTCGCGCTCGGCCTGATCGACCCCGAAAATCGCCTGAACTGGCTGTTCGAAGCCACGCCAGATTTACCCCGCCAAATGAAAATACTCAAAGAGCATTCACCCTTTCGCAGCGAAGAAACACCCAACGGCATTTTTTTGACCCACGCCCATATCGGCCATTACAGCGGCCTGATGTACTTGGGGCGGGAAAGTATGAACGCCAAGGCCACGCCCGTGTACGCCATGCCGCGCATGCGGGAGTTTTTGGAAACCAACGGGCCCTGGAGCCAGTTGCTCAGTTTGAAAAACATTGCCCTACACCCCCTCCAGGATCAGGAAAGTGTCCAACTTTCATCGCAGCTCAGCGTCACCCCGCTCAAAGTGCCCCACCGCGATGAGTTTTCCGAAACGGTCGGTTTTCGCATTCAGGGGCCTAACAAATCAGCTATATTTATTCCCGACATCGACAAATGGGAGCGCTGGTCGACGGACATTGTAGCCGAAATCAAAAAGGTGGATTACGCTTTTTTGGACGCCACTTTTTACGACAATGCCGAACTGAACTACCGCAACATGGCCGAAATTCCGCACCCTTTTGTGGTAGAAAGTATGGAGCGGTTCAAGGCGCTACCGCTGGAGGAAAAGAAAAAAATCTACTTTATCCACCTCAACCACACCAATCCCTTGCTCAATAGCAAGAGTCCACAACTGAAAGCGCTGCGGAAAAACGGATTCCAGGTTGCTGAGTTCCAGCAAATTTTCCATCTTTAA
- a CDS encoding sialate O-acetylesterase — protein sequence MVSQFNRILFLLCILGLTQTTWANVSLPAFFSDNMVLQQNSELNIWGWGKPGENIVVSTSWNAQYNTKASNQGTWSVLVTTPTGSMTPYDISIKGYNEVLLKNVLIGEVWLCSGQSNMEWSANSKINNAEEEIKQASFPTIRFFSVEHRTALTQQIDLEGQWVECSPATMQNFSAIGYFFGRKLQQELKIPIGVINSSWGGTPAETWMPAEVFEHNEVISTAAKKLESVPWGPVEIARIYNAMIEPLSKFRIAGVLWYQGESNVGTAYAYKATMTALIKSWRKKWGVDFPFYYCQIAPYRYGKFMEGAELRDAQRKTLDVPQTGMVVTSDIGDTSDIHPRNKLDVGLRLANLALGQHYKIDDRVVSGPLYKDSQVQGRHILVYFDHAEGLNCKGDQLTHFEIAGEDGVYHPAEAKIKKDNSVEVQSDQVKRPVSVRFAWSNTATPNLFNGAGLPASCFHSN from the coding sequence ATGGTATCACAATTCAACAGGATTCTCTTTTTGTTATGCATCTTGGGACTGACCCAAACCACTTGGGCCAATGTGTCCTTACCCGCCTTTTTTTCTGACAATATGGTTTTGCAACAAAACTCGGAATTGAACATTTGGGGCTGGGGCAAACCGGGAGAAAACATTGTAGTAAGTACCAGTTGGAATGCCCAATACAACACCAAAGCCAGCAACCAAGGTACCTGGTCGGTATTGGTCACAACCCCAACGGGCAGCATGACGCCCTACGACATCAGCATTAAAGGCTACAATGAAGTTTTGCTTAAAAACGTGCTGATCGGCGAAGTCTGGCTTTGTTCTGGGCAATCCAATATGGAATGGTCGGCCAACAGTAAAATCAACAACGCCGAAGAAGAGATCAAACAAGCTAGTTTCCCTACGATCCGCTTCTTTTCGGTAGAACATCGCACTGCCCTTACCCAACAAATTGACCTGGAAGGCCAGTGGGTGGAATGCAGCCCGGCCACTATGCAAAACTTCAGTGCGATCGGTTATTTTTTTGGCCGCAAATTGCAGCAAGAACTGAAAATTCCGATTGGGGTCATCAACTCCAGTTGGGGCGGTACCCCCGCCGAAACGTGGATGCCCGCTGAAGTTTTTGAACACAATGAAGTAATCAGTACGGCAGCCAAAAAACTGGAATCGGTACCCTGGGGGCCCGTTGAAATCGCCCGAATCTACAATGCCATGATCGAACCCCTGTCCAAATTTCGCATCGCCGGGGTCCTGTGGTATCAGGGTGAATCCAATGTGGGCACAGCCTATGCGTACAAAGCGACCATGACTGCGTTGATTAAGAGCTGGCGCAAAAAATGGGGTGTTGATTTTCCATTCTACTATTGCCAAATTGCGCCTTACCGGTATGGTAAATTCATGGAGGGCGCCGAATTGCGCGATGCTCAACGCAAAACACTGGATGTACCCCAAACGGGTATGGTGGTCACCAGTGACATTGGGGATACTTCCGACATTCACCCGCGGAACAAATTGGATGTGGGGCTACGCCTGGCCAACCTGGCACTAGGGCAACACTACAAAATCGATGACCGGGTCGTTTCCGGGCCACTTTACAAAGATAGCCAAGTGCAAGGGCGGCATATTTTGGTGTATTTTGACCACGCCGAAGGCTTAAACTGCAAGGGAGACCAACTCACCCATTTTGAAATCGCTGGCGAAGATGGGGTGTATCATCCCGCCGAGGCCAAAATTAAAAAAGACAACAGCGTCGAAGTTCAGTCTGATCAGGTGAAAAGACCCGTATCGGTACGTTTTGCCTGGAGCAATACGGCAACGCCAAATTTGTTCAATGGGGCAGGGCTGCCGGCTTCTTGTTTTCACTCCAACTAG
- a CDS encoding T9SS type A sorting domain-containing protein has product MKKKLPVLFLLLFGALHLIEAHNPVWTKDIAPILFKHCTSCHNQSGLAPFPLISYDDAYFNRYSILSSIKNGKMPPWPPDPNYSHFVFERRLSADEIHLIEEWVGGAASYGNPIDAPTPPVFSNAPAIATPQLSLEIPEYTISSNKDVYRCFPIASGVNVDKFITAFECVPGNASVVHHVLVYADTAKTVLTLDARDPGPGYTSFGGVGSNSAVQIGAWVPGSRPTFYPKGMGQLLAKNATVILQVHYAPGSIGKKDRTRFLAKLESGPMRRLETLPLLNHLFSLTNGPLVLPANQIKTIKSQFRVPIQGTVIAVAPHMHLLGKSIKVWGITPKKDTLKVIRINNWDFHWQGSYLFPKAMVIPLGTTVYGEAVYDNTENNFDNPNTPPKEVRVGEATTDEMMLVYFTFAAYQLGDENLVLAPSEVTASRELKLDKLDLKIAPNPVRDQAQISFTLPEAEAIWIDVFDAQGRWMRSLAANQQSAAGLNQQELKLVDLASGNYFLRLRTQKGYGSAALIKL; this is encoded by the coding sequence ATGAAAAAAAAATTACCCGTTTTATTTTTACTGCTATTTGGAGCACTTCATTTAATTGAGGCGCACAACCCGGTTTGGACCAAAGACATTGCTCCAATCCTTTTCAAACATTGTACCTCTTGTCACAACCAAAGTGGGCTGGCGCCTTTTCCTTTGATCAGTTACGACGATGCATATTTTAACCGTTATTCAATTTTGAGTTCTATCAAAAACGGGAAAATGCCCCCTTGGCCCCCCGACCCCAATTACAGCCATTTCGTTTTCGAACGTCGCCTTAGTGCAGACGAGATCCACTTGATTGAAGAATGGGTGGGCGGTGCAGCGTCTTACGGAAATCCAATCGATGCGCCCACTCCACCCGTGTTCAGCAATGCCCCAGCGATTGCTACCCCGCAATTGAGCCTGGAAATACCAGAGTATACCATTTCCAGCAACAAAGATGTGTATCGCTGCTTTCCCATTGCCAGCGGTGTCAATGTCGATAAATTCATCACGGCTTTTGAGTGTGTACCGGGCAATGCATCGGTGGTACACCACGTATTGGTATACGCGGATACGGCCAAGACGGTACTGACTTTGGACGCACGTGACCCAGGGCCGGGATACACCAGTTTTGGCGGAGTAGGATCAAACTCCGCTGTACAGATTGGGGCCTGGGTACCGGGAAGTCGACCTACTTTTTACCCCAAAGGAATGGGACAACTGTTGGCCAAAAACGCCACTGTGATCCTGCAAGTACACTACGCTCCGGGGTCAATAGGAAAAAAAGACCGAACCCGTTTTTTGGCCAAACTCGAATCTGGCCCGATGCGTAGGCTGGAAACCTTGCCTTTACTCAATCATCTTTTCTCCCTGACGAACGGCCCTTTGGTTTTGCCAGCCAATCAGATAAAGACCATCAAATCGCAGTTTCGAGTACCGATTCAGGGCACGGTGATTGCGGTAGCGCCGCACATGCACCTCTTGGGCAAATCCATCAAGGTTTGGGGCATTACACCTAAAAAAGACACCCTCAAAGTCATCCGCATCAATAACTGGGATTTTCATTGGCAGGGCTCTTATTTGTTCCCCAAAGCCATGGTAATTCCCTTGGGTACTACCGTATATGGAGAGGCCGTGTATGACAATACCGAGAACAATTTTGACAATCCCAATACGCCCCCCAAAGAAGTGAGGGTAGGGGAGGCCACCACCGACGAAATGATGCTGGTGTACTTTACTTTTGCCGCGTATCAACTAGGCGATGAAAATTTGGTCTTAGCCCCTTCCGAAGTCACGGCTAGTCGAGAGCTCAAACTGGACAAACTGGACTTGAAGATTGCGCCCAACCCGGTGCGCGACCAGGCCCAAATATCCTTTACCTTACCCGAAGCCGAGGCCATCTGGATCGATGTTTTTGATGCACAAGGGCGCTGGATGCGCAGTTTGGCGGCCAATCAGCAAAGCGCGGCAGGACTCAATCAGCAGGAATTAAAGCTAGTCGATTTGGCCAGCGGAAATTATTTTTTGCGCCTGCGCACACAAAAAGGCTATGGTTCTGCTGCTTTAATCAAGTTGTAA
- a CDS encoding aminopeptidase P family N-terminal domain-containing protein, which yields MTINHTSVELPDFGMPSAEPILSQAIYEQRIAKLRQKMQALELDFVIVYGDREHNANTTYLCGYDPRFEESLLIVGKTGLPHLLLGNEGWGYAELAPLPMQRVLFQSLSLMGQDRLSGVSLNDALAAAGINSESNIGVAGWKYFTTAEFSEPEYVFETPSYLIDALRKLSGNPQQVRNVNAIFMNPDDGLRILNEAEQLAMFEFAACYTSSGLKSVLFNMRPGLTEMEATTLMELNGFPLGAHTMLSNGPRAAYGLPSPSMNTLKVGEPFTMCMCLWGGLNARAGWLVHDESELPEGVKDYLQKLAIPYFRAIVKWYEHIGIGVPAGELYDLIHGEIGDPFFGVKLNPGHFIHLDEWVHSPVYKGSELKFKSGMAMQVDVIPGTGTAYHTSNIEDGIALADESLREEIAQKFPEMWQRIQARRKFMAEVIGIKLKPEVLPFSNIPAYLPPYLLSPEKVLKVER from the coding sequence ATGACGATCAATCACACCAGCGTTGAGCTGCCAGATTTTGGCATGCCTTCCGCCGAACCCATCTTGAGCCAAGCCATTTATGAACAACGTATCGCAAAACTGCGGCAAAAGATGCAAGCGTTGGAATTGGATTTTGTGATCGTGTACGGCGACCGTGAGCACAACGCCAACACGACCTACCTCTGTGGGTACGATCCCCGCTTTGAAGAAAGTCTGCTGATTGTAGGCAAAACCGGGCTTCCCCATCTATTGCTGGGCAATGAAGGTTGGGGCTACGCCGAACTGGCTCCTTTGCCCATGCAGCGAGTATTGTTTCAGTCCCTGAGTTTAATGGGACAGGATCGTTTGTCGGGTGTTTCCCTGAACGACGCTTTGGCTGCCGCAGGAATAAATTCCGAGAGCAACATTGGCGTAGCTGGTTGGAAGTATTTCACCACAGCAGAGTTTTCCGAGCCGGAATATGTCTTCGAAACGCCCTCATACCTGATCGACGCCTTGCGCAAGCTCAGCGGGAACCCTCAACAGGTGCGCAATGTGAATGCCATTTTTATGAACCCCGACGATGGCTTGCGCATTTTGAATGAAGCCGAACAATTGGCGATGTTTGAATTTGCTGCTTGTTATACTTCTTCGGGCTTAAAAAGTGTATTGTTCAATATGCGTCCTGGCTTGACCGAAATGGAGGCCACCACGCTAATGGAACTCAACGGGTTTCCGTTAGGTGCACATACGATGCTAAGCAACGGACCCCGGGCAGCTTATGGCTTGCCAAGTCCCTCCATGAATACCTTAAAAGTGGGCGAACCTTTCACCATGTGTATGTGCTTATGGGGTGGCTTGAATGCCCGCGCCGGGTGGTTGGTACACGATGAAAGTGAATTGCCCGAAGGGGTGAAAGATTACCTACAAAAACTGGCCATCCCTTATTTCCGTGCCATTGTCAAATGGTACGAACACATCGGCATCGGGGTGCCTGCGGGAGAATTGTACGACCTCATTCACGGCGAAATTGGCGATCCATTTTTTGGGGTCAAGCTCAATCCAGGGCACTTTATCCACCTTGACGAGTGGGTACATTCCCCCGTATACAAAGGCTCGGAACTGAAATTCAAATCGGGCATGGCCATGCAGGTAGATGTGATTCCCGGTACGGGCACGGCCTACCATACCAGCAACATCGAAGATGGTATTGCACTGGCGGATGAAAGCCTTCGGGAAGAAATTGCCCAAAAATTCCCGGAAATGTGGCAGCGCATTCAAGCGCGACGGAAGTTTATGGCGGAGGTGATTGGGATAAAATTGAAACCGGAAGTTTTGCCGTTTAGCAATATTCCGGCGTATTTGCCACCGTATCTGTTGAGTCCGGAAAAAGTTCTCAAAGTAGAACGGTAG
- the lepB gene encoding signal peptidase I: MIWFFVLSYVLLSVSLYFIFQKCGEAGWKGLVPGYNFLVWGKLVGRKPTHAIFLLLPIVNIFIYAGLAVDMARSFGKLKFYHSALAVLFAPFYFLYLGTNKQDKYEGPILPKEREYRQKLHDTRNQERQHKKLLAENPYKKSGIREWAEAIIFAVFAAAFIRMFLIEAYVIPTSSMEGSMLVGDFLFVSKPSYGLRMPQTVAMVPLLHNRIPMLNTESYLEKPKLKYKRLRAFEGIDHNDPVVFNYPEGDSVFIFPKRTWSIYDSRRGSIPPPFSTMIGTGQVPMVTRPMDKMDHYIKRCIGLPGDSLQIRNRQVFINGKAGANPRFLQYMYQVYNPSGAGINSQDFSDWGISEEDQLQGVGGGSASMMLILNNEQKSKLKAMDKNIVIEPIDMSRTQNRLFPYDTAHFGTWDLDNYGPIYIPKKGVTINLKPESIAMYRRVIGKYEGNQFEERNGKFYVNGKETTRYTFKQNYYWMMGDNRHNSEDSRYWGFVPEDHVVGKPLLIWFSLKEGSLAKGINWRRIFMSAGNR, encoded by the coding sequence ATGATCTGGTTTTTTGTATTGAGTTACGTACTGCTGAGTGTAAGTTTGTACTTTATTTTCCAAAAATGCGGTGAAGCGGGATGGAAAGGATTGGTACCAGGCTACAATTTCCTGGTATGGGGTAAGTTGGTTGGTCGCAAGCCCACGCACGCCATTTTTCTGTTGTTACCAATTGTCAACATCTTCATCTATGCAGGTTTAGCAGTTGATATGGCGCGTTCTTTTGGTAAACTGAAATTTTACCACAGTGCTCTGGCGGTGTTGTTTGCCCCTTTTTATTTCTTGTACTTGGGTACCAATAAACAAGACAAATATGAGGGGCCGATCCTGCCCAAGGAACGTGAATACCGCCAAAAGTTGCACGATACCCGCAACCAGGAACGGCAGCACAAAAAGTTATTGGCCGAAAATCCTTACAAAAAATCGGGCATTCGCGAATGGGCCGAAGCCATCATTTTTGCCGTATTTGCAGCGGCTTTCATTCGGATGTTTTTGATTGAAGCCTATGTGATCCCGACTTCTTCGATGGAGGGTTCGATGTTGGTGGGCGACTTCTTGTTCGTCAGCAAACCCAGCTACGGGCTGCGGATGCCACAAACGGTGGCCATGGTGCCCCTTTTACACAACCGCATTCCCATGCTCAATACCGAGTCATACCTGGAAAAACCCAAGCTTAAATACAAACGCCTCCGGGCTTTTGAAGGCATTGATCACAATGACCCCGTTGTTTTTAACTACCCCGAGGGCGATAGTGTATTCATTTTTCCCAAAAGAACCTGGAGCATTTATGACTCCCGCAGGGGGAGCATACCGCCTCCTTTCAGCACGATGATTGGTACCGGACAAGTACCCATGGTGACGCGCCCCATGGACAAAATGGACCACTACATCAAAAGGTGCATCGGTTTACCCGGAGACTCTTTGCAAATTCGCAATCGCCAGGTATTCATCAACGGCAAAGCTGGAGCCAACCCCAGATTCCTGCAATACATGTACCAGGTGTACAACCCGTCCGGCGCAGGTATCAATTCCCAGGATTTCAGTGACTGGGGCATTTCAGAAGAAGATCAACTACAGGGAGTTGGTGGGGGAAGCGCCAGTATGATGCTGATCCTCAACAATGAACAAAAAAGCAAGCTCAAAGCGATGGACAAAAACATCGTGATTGAACCCATTGATATGAGTCGCACCCAAAATCGGCTTTTCCCTTACGACACCGCTCATTTTGGCACCTGGGATCTGGACAACTATGGCCCGATCTACATTCCCAAAAAAGGAGTCACCATCAACCTCAAGCCAGAAAGTATCGCCATGTATCGCCGGGTAATCGGCAAGTACGAAGGTAATCAGTTTGAAGAACGCAATGGCAAGTTTTATGTCAATGGCAAAGAAACCACCCGTTACACCTTCAAGCAGAACTATTACTGGATGATGGGGGACAACCGTCACAATTCCGAGGATTCACGCTATTGGGGCTTTGTTCCGGAAGATCACGTGGTGGGTAAGCCACTGCTGATTTGGTTCTCGCTGAAGGAAGGAAGTCTGGCGAAGGGGATCAACTGGAGACGGATTTTTATGTCGGCGGGGAATCGGTAG
- a CDS encoding metallophosphoesterase: MRFTIFILFLLAIDIYSFQAVRHLAQNWSLMTRNIVYGFFWALTAFSLFYLFAHFWGLADGWSKNMETYTRTFVFIIYISKFLILPLLLIDDLRRLTLWVGQRVNGGPAEFDISRSRFLSKMGIFFGAIPFFSLSYGIIRNPYRYQLFKESVGIKGLSPNLVGLKIVQISDIHSGSFTFKDPVKNAIELINAQKPDLVFFTGDLVNDHSDEMTDFMDIFDKIDAKYGVYSVLGNHDYGDYHRWENAEAKDANLEKLKGIHKKLGWNLLMNEHRMLDINNEKVAVIGVENYSALPQFPKMGRLADAHSGSDGANVKLLLSHDPSHWDLQIVPEFKDINLTFSGHTHGFQFGIEIPGWIKWSPAQFMYKQWAGLYQQGEQFLYVNRGLGFLGYPGRVGILPEVTVIELQSA; encoded by the coding sequence ATGCGATTCACTATCTTCATCCTCTTCTTGTTGGCCATTGACATCTATAGTTTTCAAGCGGTTAGGCACCTTGCACAAAACTGGTCGCTGATGACAAGAAACATCGTGTATGGCTTTTTTTGGGCACTTACTGCCTTTAGCCTGTTCTATCTTTTTGCCCATTTTTGGGGCTTGGCTGATGGCTGGAGCAAAAACATGGAAACGTACACGCGCACCTTTGTGTTCATCATTTACATTTCCAAATTCCTGATCCTTCCCTTACTGTTGATCGACGACCTGCGCCGTTTGACCTTGTGGGTTGGTCAAAGAGTGAATGGAGGCCCGGCGGAGTTTGACATTAGCCGTTCCCGTTTTTTGAGCAAAATGGGCATTTTCTTTGGCGCCATCCCTTTCTTTTCCCTGTCTTACGGCATCATTCGCAATCCTTACCGCTATCAGCTATTTAAGGAATCGGTAGGCATCAAAGGTTTGTCACCCAATTTGGTGGGTTTAAAAATTGTACAAATTTCTGACATCCATTCCGGCAGTTTCACTTTCAAAGATCCGGTCAAAAATGCCATTGAGCTGATCAATGCCCAAAAGCCCGACCTGGTTTTTTTTACTGGTGATCTGGTCAATGATCATTCGGATGAAATGACCGACTTTATGGATATTTTTGATAAAATTGATGCCAAATACGGGGTGTATTCGGTTTTGGGCAATCACGACTATGGCGACTACCATCGCTGGGAAAATGCTGAAGCCAAAGACGCCAACCTAGAAAAACTAAAAGGCATCCACAAAAAACTGGGCTGGAATTTGCTGATGAATGAGCACCGCATGTTGGACATCAACAATGAAAAAGTAGCCGTTATCGGCGTGGAGAACTACTCCGCGCTCCCGCAGTTCCCCAAAATGGGCCGTTTGGCTGATGCGCACAGTGGCTCGGATGGGGCCAACGTCAAACTATTGCTTTCACATGATCCTTCGCACTGGGACTTACAAATTGTGCCTGAGTTCAAAGACATCAACCTCACTTTTTCGGGACATACCCACGGATTCCAGTTTGGCATCGAGATTCCCGGATGGATCAAATGGAGTCCTGCCCAATTCATGTACAAACAATGGGCCGGCTTGTACCAACAAGGCGAGCAGTTTTTGTACGTCAATCGGGGTTTGGGCTTTTTGGGGTATCCGGGGCGGGTTGGCATCTTGCCAGAAGTAACCGTAATTGAGTTGCAATCGGCTTAA
- the kdsA gene encoding 3-deoxy-8-phosphooctulonate synthase has product MLDKIPNLKHLRSGNFFLIAGPCAIEGEDIAYEIAEKVHNICARLEIPYIFKGSYRKANRSRLDSFTGIGDERALEVLQKIGEHYGIPVTTDIHTDEEAAYAAKYVDVLQIPAFLCRQTSLLVAAADTGKVVNVKKGQFMSPEAMKYAVDKIRQSGNDKIFLTERGVTFGYQDLVIDYRGLPVMQSFGVPVVLDCTHSLQQPNQASGVTGGRPALIETVAKAAIAVGVDGLFIETHPRPAEAKSDGANMLPLERLEPMLEKLVKIREAIK; this is encoded by the coding sequence ATGCTGGACAAAATACCCAATCTTAAGCATCTGCGGAGTGGTAATTTTTTTCTTATCGCTGGCCCTTGCGCCATTGAAGGAGAAGATATTGCCTATGAAATCGCCGAAAAAGTGCACAACATCTGTGCCCGCCTGGAAATTCCTTATATCTTTAAAGGTTCCTACCGCAAAGCAAATCGCTCGCGACTTGATTCTTTCACGGGCATTGGCGATGAGCGGGCACTGGAAGTACTCCAGAAAATAGGTGAACATTACGGGATTCCGGTGACTACCGATATCCATACCGATGAAGAAGCGGCTTATGCGGCAAAATATGTCGATGTGTTGCAAATTCCGGCTTTTTTGTGCCGCCAAACCAGCCTTCTAGTGGCTGCTGCCGATACAGGCAAAGTAGTCAATGTAAAAAAAGGCCAGTTCATGAGCCCTGAAGCCATGAAGTACGCCGTGGACAAAATCCGGCAGTCGGGCAATGATAAAATCTTCCTGACCGAACGGGGGGTGACCTTTGGTTATCAGGACTTGGTGATTGATTACCGCGGCTTGCCCGTGATGCAATCTTTCGGGGTACCCGTCGTTTTGGATTGTACCCATTCGTTACAGCAGCCCAACCAGGCCAGCGGAGTGACTGGAGGCAGACCAGCCCTGATTGAAACGGTGGCCAAAGCGGCCATTGCAGTTGGGGTAGATGGCCTTTTTATTGAAACTCATCCTCGGCCAGCTGAGGCCAAATCCGATGGCGCCAATATGCTACCGCTGGAACGTTTGGAACCGATGTTGGAAAAACTGGTGAAAATTCGCGAAGCGATAAAATAA
- a CDS encoding NAD(P)/FAD-dependent oxidoreductase codes for MIQEIELKILPADARNEQLIRSKAAGKLKLQDDQIQEVRILRRSIDARGSQPIFLLKVAVYIGESYHGEPAILPQLKSVADRPAVIIVGAGPAGYFAALELIEQGLKPIVLDRGKDVRTRRRDLRAIQQFGQVDPHSNYCFGEGGAGTYSDGKLYTRSHKRGTIDKAMQLLVEHGASAEILIDAHPHIGSNKLPNLVANIRATILHYGGEVHFDHYVTDFILHHQRMIGVVVNDTLEYRGEAVVLATGHSARDIYYLLQRHNITLEAKPFALGVRIEHSQQLIDRIQYNVAARDEHLPAASYKLVTQVAGRGVFSFCMCPGGLVVPAATAPGEIVVNGMSMSRRDSPYANSGTVVAVELEDLAPFQAHGVFAGLEFQRAVEQAMFNFGDGSQKAPTQRLTDFVKGKISSSLPGSSYIPGLISAPLHELLPPSIYERLKLGVSDFGRKMKGYYTEEANVIGTESRTSSPIRIPRNAQTLMHEGVEGLFPSGEGAGYAGGIISAAMDGQNVAKAVTAYIIPHAG; via the coding sequence ATGATTCAAGAGATAGAGTTAAAAATTTTACCAGCCGATGCCCGCAATGAACAACTGATTCGCAGCAAGGCGGCTGGAAAATTGAAACTGCAAGATGATCAAATTCAGGAAGTAAGGATACTGCGTCGCTCCATCGATGCCCGAGGTAGTCAACCCATTTTTTTGCTAAAAGTTGCGGTGTACATCGGGGAAAGTTACCATGGAGAACCCGCAATTTTGCCCCAACTCAAATCCGTAGCCGATCGGCCTGCCGTTATTATTGTGGGTGCCGGGCCAGCAGGGTATTTTGCTGCGCTGGAGCTGATTGAACAGGGGCTGAAACCCATCGTACTGGATCGGGGCAAAGACGTACGCACCCGGCGCAGAGACTTGCGGGCCATTCAACAGTTTGGCCAGGTCGATCCGCACTCCAATTACTGTTTTGGAGAAGGAGGGGCAGGCACCTACTCCGATGGAAAATTGTATACCCGTTCGCACAAGCGTGGAACCATCGATAAAGCCATGCAATTGTTGGTAGAACACGGGGCTTCTGCTGAAATTTTGATCGATGCGCACCCGCACATCGGCTCCAATAAATTGCCTAATCTGGTGGCCAACATCCGTGCTACCATCCTTCATTACGGCGGCGAAGTCCATTTTGATCATTATGTGACCGACTTTATCCTCCACCATCAGCGCATGATCGGAGTGGTGGTCAACGACACCCTGGAATACCGGGGAGAAGCGGTGGTTCTGGCAACTGGCCACTCTGCACGCGACATTTATTACCTCTTGCAACGGCACAATATTACCCTGGAGGCAAAACCATTTGCACTGGGCGTACGCATTGAACATTCGCAGCAACTCATCGACCGCATTCAGTACAATGTTGCAGCGCGTGATGAACATTTGCCTGCCGCCAGCTACAAATTGGTGACCCAGGTAGCGGGACGGGGCGTTTTTTCCTTTTGTATGTGCCCAGGCGGACTGGTGGTTCCGGCTGCTACCGCGCCGGGCGAAATTGTGGTCAATGGCATGTCCATGTCGCGGCGCGATTCTCCGTATGCGAACTCTGGTACGGTAGTGGCGGTTGAACTGGAAGATTTGGCTCCTTTTCAGGCACACGGCGTATTTGCCGGGCTGGAGTTTCAGCGCGCGGTAGAGCAAGCCATGTTTAACTTTGGCGATGGCAGCCAAAAAGCCCCAACCCAGCGTTTGACCGACTTTGTGAAGGGAAAAATATCCAGCAGCTTGCCGGGGTCTTCGTATATCCCGGGCTTGATTTCTGCGCCGCTGCACGAGTTACTACCCCCTTCGATTTACGAACGACTGAAATTGGGGGTATCCGATTTTGGCCGCAAAATGAAAGGATATTACACCGAAGAAGCCAACGTCATTGGCACCGAAAGCCGTACCAGTTCGCCGATTCGGATTCCTCGCAATGCCCAAACCCTGATGCACGAGGGGGTAGAAGGGCTTTTTCCGAGTGGAGAAGGAGCTGGTTATGCCGGAGGGATTATTTCGGCGGCGATGGATGGGCAGAATGTGGCGAAAGCGGTGACGGCTTACATTATACCCCACGCGGGATGA
- a CDS encoding DoxX family protein, translated as MKAIMDLIGRICISLIFFYEAYDSIVYAKATKALMTEYGVVWRQDLLFYGAIVALVLGSILVLIGYRAGLGAFLLLAYWIPVTLIVHSFWNDAPELRRMESIHFMKNIAIVGGLLSVLVNGSGKISIRRLFATFRVRNA; from the coding sequence ATGAAAGCCATTATGGACCTGATCGGTCGAATCTGTATATCGCTGATTTTTTTTTACGAAGCCTACGACTCCATTGTGTACGCCAAGGCTACCAAAGCCTTGATGACTGAATACGGAGTAGTTTGGCGGCAAGATTTACTCTTTTACGGGGCAATAGTGGCTTTGGTACTCGGGAGTATTTTGGTGCTGATTGGGTACCGAGCTGGCTTAGGGGCATTTCTGCTTTTAGCGTATTGGATCCCCGTTACGTTGATTGTACACTCGTTTTGGAATGATGCGCCCGAATTGCGCAGGATGGAGTCCATCCACTTTATGAAAAACATTGCCATCGTTGGCGGCTTACTTTCGGTACTGGTCAATGGCAGCGGAAAAATCAGCATTCGCCGGCTATTTGCTACTTTTAGGGTGCGAAATGCGTAA